A stretch of Imperialibacter roseus DNA encodes these proteins:
- a CDS encoding M55 family metallopeptidase codes for MPSCRSTSAAKAGTFKPLPVILASGDKTFTEEIKKLIPAVRTVTTREAIGSSAARLLHPDVVKKERQTQIKAALKDLKNAKPLPVQNPIEFVLKVDAPTRADVAMGIPGMKRVDGCTVAYQAKDMDEAYKLIRVIYKYLQW; via the coding sequence ATGCCTTCATGCCGTTCCACGTCGGCTGCAAAAGCAGGAACCTTTAAGCCACTGCCCGTCATCCTGGCCAGCGGTGACAAAACCTTCACCGAAGAAATCAAAAAGCTGATACCGGCGGTGCGCACCGTTACCACCAGGGAAGCCATTGGCTCCAGCGCCGCCCGGCTTCTGCATCCTGATGTAGTAAAAAAAGAGCGACAGACACAAATCAAAGCAGCTTTGAAAGACCTCAAAAATGCGAAGCCGCTTCCTGTGCAAAACCCTATTGAGTTTGTGCTGAAGGTAGACGCCCCCACCCGGGCCGACGTGGCCATGGGCATCCCCGGCATGAAGCGGGTGGATGGCTGCACGGTGGCGTACCAGGCCAAAGACATGGATGAAGCGTACAAGCTGATCAGGGTTATTTATAAGTATTTGCAGTGGTAG
- a CDS encoding GTP cyclohydrolase, whose protein sequence is MAEGNLKTKYGEYHEVLYYDGQKESIALVMGDVKDGEEVLCRVHSSCLFGHAFNSIECDCREQMETSQQLIQQEGKGIVIWLEQEGKGNGHFALLKSVERKRQGVKQADAYEAVGFKRDARDFRAAAEILKDLGVRSVRMITGNANKTDTLTSYGVKVVGTVPT, encoded by the coding sequence ATGGCCGAGGGCAACCTCAAAACGAAATATGGGGAGTACCATGAGGTGCTCTACTACGACGGACAGAAAGAGTCGATTGCCCTGGTGATGGGCGATGTGAAAGATGGGGAAGAAGTGCTTTGCAGGGTGCATTCATCCTGCCTTTTTGGGCACGCCTTCAACAGCATTGAGTGCGACTGCCGGGAACAAATGGAAACATCGCAGCAGCTCATACAACAAGAAGGCAAGGGCATTGTGATTTGGCTGGAGCAGGAAGGAAAGGGCAATGGCCACTTTGCCTTGCTCAAAAGTGTAGAGCGCAAGCGCCAGGGTGTGAAGCAAGCCGATGCCTACGAAGCCGTCGGCTTCAAAAGAGATGCCCGGGACTTTCGGGCTGCAGCCGAGATACTGAAAGACCTTGGAGTGAGGTCTGTTCGCATGATTACCGGGAATGCAAACAAGACCGATACGCTCACCAGCTATGGTGTGAAAGTGGTGGGCACTGTGCCCACCTGA
- a CDS encoding RNA polymerase sigma factor, whose protein sequence is MKESEQQHIFNTWLSQYKALLFKVVRAYAFTEFDRDDLFQEITIQVWHSIPKFRHEAAVSTWLYRVSLNTAMRWSMKEKKHSDGRESIEGLPSAHPLLLQEQAPHNDEKLAWLYAEIALLSEVERSLTLLLLDGFSYKEMADLVGLTETNIGVKIHRIKKHLTTQSKKYEHYGV, encoded by the coding sequence ATGAAGGAAAGCGAACAGCAACACATTTTCAATACCTGGCTTAGTCAATACAAAGCCCTCCTCTTTAAAGTGGTGCGGGCCTATGCGTTCACGGAGTTTGACCGGGACGATTTGTTTCAGGAAATAACGATCCAGGTGTGGCACTCCATTCCAAAATTCAGGCATGAGGCGGCCGTGAGTACCTGGCTGTATCGGGTGTCACTGAACACCGCCATGCGCTGGTCGATGAAAGAAAAGAAGCACAGCGATGGCCGGGAGTCGATAGAAGGGCTGCCTTCAGCACATCCTTTGCTGCTCCAGGAACAAGCGCCGCACAACGACGAAAAGCTGGCCTGGCTCTACGCCGAAATCGCTTTGCTGAGCGAAGTAGAGCGGTCGCTTACCCTGCTGCTACTCGACGGCTTTAGCTACAAAGAAATGGCCGACTTGGTGGGTTTAACCGAAACCAATATTGGTGTTAAGATTCACCGGATCAAGAAGCATTTGACCACTCAATCTAAAAAATATGAGCACTATGGAGTTTGA
- a CDS encoding OsmC family protein: MAKTHHYQSTVRWTGNKGTGTSGYRDYERSHTVSIDGKPDILTSADPSFRGDKSRHNPEELFLSSLSSCHMLWFLHLCSDAGIVVTDYADNAEGTMVENPDGSGQFSEVVLRPAVTITDAARVDETQRLHHKANEMCFIARSVNFKVRHEPSVRML; the protein is encoded by the coding sequence ATGGCCAAAACACACCACTACCAATCCACTGTGCGCTGGACAGGCAACAAAGGCACCGGCACCTCAGGCTACCGTGACTATGAGCGGAGCCACACGGTCAGCATCGATGGAAAGCCCGACATCCTCACCTCCGCCGACCCCTCTTTCCGTGGCGACAAAAGCAGGCACAATCCAGAAGAGCTGTTTCTGTCTTCTTTGTCTTCCTGCCACATGCTGTGGTTCTTGCACCTATGTTCCGATGCCGGCATTGTGGTTACCGACTATGCAGACAATGCCGAGGGTACCATGGTGGAAAACCCTGACGGCAGCGGACAGTTCAGTGAGGTGGTGCTGAGGCCTGCTGTTACAATTACCGATGCCGCAAGAGTTGATGAAACCCAAAGGCTGCATCACAAAGCCAACGAGATGTGTTTTATTGCAAGGTCGGTCAATTTTAAGGTAAGGCATGAGCCAAGTGTAAGGATGCTCTAA
- a CDS encoding T9SS type A sorting domain-containing protein, whose translation MGKRYLFGAVLFLSSFLVFHSVSFAATFYSRASGNWTSTATWSTVGCSGAAASTTPGSSDDVVICAGHTITTNFNANTTILNLTINAGGVLSMGTNKHLLCKNLLLNGTVNGGSNGQVRFAGTAGSTLSGTGTVAVTSASSGLRLRNNATVLPGTDITFSNSSRLDLAKRTLTNNGTIRMTGTSTLLGNATTNGVFNNATSTSFLYYNTPANFPTTVRLTATGTGNTVVFGATSGGPYTMDGQGSYHNLIIQGAATKRLSPTNINIAGLLTIASGSTLDANGSKIISLQGDWDNDNGGTFTKSSSTVIFNSSTANQTIYTPGAGENFYALTINNTFSGGTVTANGNITLTAAATLQITSGVFITGTNTLGQTGAANFTMSGGELRMAKLSTTLPELTGTYNITGGTITFNGAGSQTIRSLAAAPAQYYHVNLSGTGTKTLAGNIWVNGNWVNSGVTLSGNFSVTFGGVADQTITKAGGESFYALTVNKPNTLVLESGTDLTITNGLTMTTGDINLNTRTLTLGSGAGASLTRTAGKVYGGAWKRFFPASSITSSSGSFYGLFPIGTALEYRPVEINTTVSPTTAGYVTATHTDGTTTTDVSYIDNEGATIQRITAMRTTLVTQTLAGGAYNLNVTFTSLSSAGATSDLKLETLTGSPQGVGVSAATTGSTSSPTGKRTLLNVTQLNNDFVLGTTNKATTPMKSTYYSRKTGNWNDASAGNGTWALSDGGSSCDCVPPSSSDAVINNGHTVTIAAASTADYIIVRSGGNLVGTNTLIVNFDVTVEGTGKVAPTAGSWSIGRNLNLTGTTLSSSGAATTINGDFVLNPANSLTLSAPLTVSGNATLNGTLDVGASTLTLNGASKTISGNATINGSGTVTITGNKSTTALANITIVPGLTISAGTTFVNNGTITLLGTATGLNATTSIWTNAASSTLNIQGAGFLATGVLNANANNLVTYSGSGSQAIKAPASGYYNLTVSNAGTKTLSGATVVSNQLTIQGAAIFDAATNGLTGTANLSMTGTSQLQLGNTATGTYPALSGTYSLAGGTVVLKQSPGASTAYTIRGVDYYNLTLNGGGAANYTFGTSASIANDMNVSFGGTSTFANPNGGLSVGNSFTFNAASSVATTLSSELLVGSFTLSGGTIADGGNVIEITEAGGWIRNGGTYTSSGAGRAYFTGDVEQSIGGSMPTSFRRIEMENTSLTGVRLNQPTTVTTQLLLTAGKIISTASNYLLLSASASSDPGSEDSFVEGPMRKTGSADFVFPVGKGSVWARIGISGLSASLTFQAEYFNSGYGAYDVSQAIPQNMHHVSSLEYWQLDRVSASGSASVTLYWENSDVSEIKNCGDLVVAKGNASSEWENAASIGTTGSCGPAGAGSVTSQSLSTFSPFTFGAIQQGLNPLPIKLLRFTATPAKSKIDLLWVTAQEKNNDRFTLERSGDGISYEILEEQAGAGTSDRVLTYEAEDTSPLKGINYYRLKQTDYDGKFEYFGPVAASINAVKTIEVFPNPTSEVIRWQCPEKVISIKVFDNSGKLMFPIALKDGDTPELNLSNLPDGMYQIQFFSLAKIYNAKVTKN comes from the coding sequence ATGGGCAAAAGGTATCTTTTTGGTGCTGTCCTGTTTCTCTCAAGCTTTCTTGTTTTTCATTCCGTCAGTTTTGCTGCGACTTTCTATTCCAGAGCATCCGGGAACTGGACTTCAACTGCTACCTGGTCGACAGTCGGCTGTAGTGGAGCCGCAGCCTCCACCACGCCTGGCTCCAGCGATGACGTGGTCATTTGTGCCGGGCACACAATAACCACCAACTTCAATGCAAACACCACCATCCTGAACCTAACAATTAATGCCGGTGGGGTGCTAAGCATGGGTACCAACAAGCACCTGTTGTGCAAAAACCTTTTATTAAACGGTACGGTCAACGGTGGCTCCAATGGGCAGGTAAGATTTGCTGGTACCGCTGGCAGTACTTTGAGTGGAACTGGCACAGTTGCCGTTACCAGTGCCAGCTCTGGCCTTAGACTAAGAAACAATGCCACGGTGCTGCCGGGAACAGATATTACTTTCAGCAATAGTTCCAGGTTAGATCTTGCCAAAAGGACACTGACCAACAATGGTACCATCCGCATGACAGGGACGTCGACGCTGTTGGGAAATGCGACGACGAACGGTGTTTTTAACAATGCAACTTCCACCTCATTTCTCTATTACAACACACCTGCCAACTTTCCAACGACTGTAAGGCTTACAGCGACAGGAACTGGTAACACAGTAGTTTTTGGTGCAACTTCCGGCGGGCCTTATACAATGGATGGCCAGGGCAGCTACCACAACCTGATCATTCAGGGTGCGGCGACTAAGCGACTCAGCCCCACCAATATCAATATTGCAGGTTTGCTTACTATAGCCAGTGGGTCGACGCTGGATGCCAATGGAAGCAAGATCATCAGCCTCCAGGGAGACTGGGACAACGATAATGGCGGCACATTTACAAAAAGCTCCTCTACGGTCATTTTCAACTCATCCACTGCGAATCAAACGATTTATACACCCGGAGCAGGGGAGAACTTTTATGCATTAACGATTAATAATACATTTTCGGGGGGCACCGTAACTGCCAATGGCAACATTACGCTCACTGCGGCAGCAACTTTACAAATCACATCAGGAGTTTTCATTACCGGCACCAATACACTCGGACAAACCGGCGCTGCGAACTTCACCATGTCTGGTGGTGAGTTGCGAATGGCTAAACTAAGCACAACGCTGCCCGAACTCACCGGCACCTACAATATCACGGGAGGAACAATCACCTTCAATGGTGCAGGTAGTCAGACCATAAGAAGCCTTGCGGCAGCACCCGCACAGTATTATCACGTCAACCTAAGTGGAACCGGTACCAAGACGTTGGCAGGTAATATTTGGGTCAATGGAAACTGGGTGAACAGCGGAGTGACGCTGTCGGGCAACTTTTCGGTGACCTTTGGTGGTGTTGCCGACCAGACTATCACCAAAGCTGGTGGGGAAAGCTTCTACGCACTAACTGTCAACAAGCCGAACACCCTGGTTCTGGAGTCTGGCACAGACCTGACAATCACCAACGGGCTGACTATGACCACAGGCGACATCAACCTGAATACGAGAACACTGACTCTCGGTTCCGGTGCAGGTGCGTCACTCACCAGAACCGCTGGCAAAGTTTACGGAGGAGCATGGAAACGCTTTTTCCCAGCCTCTTCTATAACAAGCTCATCGGGATCCTTCTACGGCCTGTTTCCTATTGGCACAGCGCTCGAATACCGCCCTGTTGAAATAAACACCACTGTGTCGCCAACCACGGCTGGCTATGTAACAGCCACACATACCGACGGAACCACAACCACCGATGTGAGTTATATCGACAATGAGGGTGCCACCATTCAGCGGATAACCGCTATGAGAACCACTCTTGTCACGCAAACCCTGGCCGGTGGTGCCTACAACCTGAATGTCACCTTTACCTCTTTGTCGAGCGCAGGAGCCACCTCTGATCTGAAGCTTGAAACGCTGACGGGGTCTCCTCAGGGCGTAGGGGTAAGTGCCGCAACAACAGGAAGCACCTCTTCACCAACCGGCAAAAGAACCTTGCTGAATGTGACCCAATTGAACAATGACTTCGTATTGGGCACTACCAACAAGGCCACTACGCCGATGAAAAGCACCTACTATTCAAGAAAAACGGGCAACTGGAATGACGCCTCCGCAGGAAATGGCACCTGGGCTTTATCAGATGGAGGCTCAAGCTGCGATTGCGTCCCGCCTTCATCGTCCGACGCAGTGATCAACAACGGCCACACTGTGACCATCGCCGCCGCTTCAACCGCTGACTACATCATCGTAAGGTCAGGAGGGAATCTGGTAGGCACAAATACGCTCATTGTTAACTTTGATGTTACTGTTGAAGGAACCGGCAAGGTGGCACCAACAGCTGGCAGCTGGTCTATTGGGAGAAACCTTAACCTCACAGGCACTACCCTTTCAAGCAGCGGCGCCGCCACTACCATCAACGGAGACTTCGTGCTCAATCCAGCGAATTCTTTAACTCTTTCGGCTCCACTCACGGTGTCGGGCAACGCTACTTTGAATGGCACACTGGATGTTGGCGCTTCCACACTCACGCTCAATGGCGCTTCCAAAACCATTTCCGGCAATGCAACGATCAATGGCAGTGGCACGGTAACTATCACCGGTAACAAAAGCACAACGGCACTTGCCAATATTACTATTGTGCCGGGGCTGACCATTTCGGCAGGCACTACCTTTGTCAACAACGGAACCATCACCCTGCTTGGAACGGCAACCGGACTCAATGCCACCACCTCCATCTGGACAAATGCTGCTTCGTCTACGTTGAATATCCAGGGGGCAGGTTTTCTGGCAACAGGCGTATTGAATGCCAATGCCAACAACCTGGTTACGTACAGCGGAAGTGGAAGCCAGGCAATTAAGGCGCCAGCAAGCGGGTATTACAACCTCACAGTTTCAAACGCAGGTACAAAAACCTTGTCGGGAGCCACGGTGGTTTCCAACCAGCTAACTATTCAAGGGGCGGCCATCTTCGACGCTGCAACCAACGGCCTGACAGGCACGGCAAACTTGTCAATGACGGGCACCTCACAACTCCAGCTCGGCAATACCGCTACTGGTACCTATCCAGCCCTTTCCGGCACCTACTCGCTGGCCGGCGGCACTGTTGTGCTGAAACAATCTCCAGGTGCCTCCACAGCCTACACTATCCGTGGGGTCGATTACTATAACCTGACCCTCAATGGCGGCGGAGCAGCCAACTATACCTTTGGCACTTCCGCCAGCATTGCAAACGACATGAACGTCTCCTTCGGCGGAACCTCTACCTTCGCTAATCCAAACGGGGGGCTGTCTGTAGGTAATTCGTTCACTTTCAATGCCGCAAGCTCAGTGGCCACTACGCTTTCGTCAGAACTTTTGGTCGGCAGCTTTACTTTGTCGGGCGGCACCATTGCCGATGGTGGCAACGTAATTGAAATCACAGAAGCGGGTGGCTGGATAAGAAATGGTGGAACTTATACAAGCTCCGGCGCAGGAAGGGCCTATTTTACAGGCGATGTCGAACAATCAATCGGAGGCTCAATGCCCACTTCTTTCAGAAGGATTGAAATGGAGAATACCAGTTTAACCGGTGTGCGCCTTAATCAACCCACCACTGTAACGACGCAGCTTCTCCTTACAGCGGGAAAAATCATCAGCACCGCAAGCAACTACCTGCTCCTGAGCGCCTCCGCATCGTCCGATCCCGGGTCGGAGGACAGCTTTGTTGAGGGGCCTATGAGAAAAACAGGGTCAGCTGATTTTGTGTTTCCGGTTGGCAAAGGCAGCGTATGGGCAAGAATTGGAATCAGTGGCTTGTCTGCCTCTTTAACATTTCAGGCAGAGTACTTTAACAGCGGATACGGTGCCTACGATGTTTCTCAGGCTATTCCTCAAAACATGCACCACGTCAGCTCTCTTGAGTACTGGCAGCTGGACCGTGTAAGCGCCTCTGGAAGTGCGAGTGTCACGTTATATTGGGAAAATTCTGACGTAAGTGAGATCAAAAACTGCGGAGATTTGGTGGTAGCCAAGGGCAACGCCTCCTCCGAATGGGAAAACGCTGCGTCTATTGGCACCACAGGCTCCTGCGGTCCGGCTGGTGCAGGTTCGGTGACCTCCCAGTCCCTTTCCACTTTCAGTCCGTTCACTTTCGGTGCTATTCAACAAGGCCTTAATCCGCTACCAATCAAACTACTGCGTTTTACTGCCACTCCGGCAAAAAGCAAGATAGACCTCCTGTGGGTCACTGCCCAGGAAAAAAACAATGACCGATTTACCCTTGAGCGATCAGGCGACGGCATTTCTTATGAGATACTGGAAGAACAAGCCGGAGCAGGTACCTCAGACAGGGTGCTTACCTACGAGGCAGAAGACACCAGTCCGCTGAAGGGCATCAACTATTACCGACTGAAGCAAACTGACTACGACGGAAAGTTCGAATACTTCGGGCCAGTGGCTGCCTCGATCAATGCGGTGAAAACAATTGAAGTTTTCCCCAATCCTACTTCAGAAGTGATCAGGTGGCAGTGTCCGGAAAAAGTTATTTCCATTAAGGTATTTGACAATTCGGGCAAACTAATGTTCCCAATTGCTCTGAAAGACGGAGATACCCCTGAACTGAATCTTTCTAACCTGCCCGACGGCATGTATCAGATCCAGTTCTTCTCTCTCGCAAAAATTTACAATGCAAAGGTGACCAAGAACTAG
- a CDS encoding 2Fe-2S iron-sulfur cluster-binding protein, producing the protein MIKFKVEDRAGEVQEIEVPGDMGLNLMEVLKASEFPVLGTCGGMALCASCHVSVEEGLDKLDEQRDAELDMLDTLPNALPNSRLACQLPINEKLGGAYVKLQEVME; encoded by the coding sequence TTGATTAAATTTAAAGTAGAGGACAGGGCAGGTGAGGTGCAGGAAATTGAAGTGCCAGGCGACATGGGCCTCAACCTGATGGAAGTGCTGAAAGCGTCGGAGTTTCCGGTGCTCGGCACGTGTGGGGGAATGGCGTTGTGTGCCAGCTGCCATGTGTCGGTAGAGGAAGGCCTCGATAAGCTGGACGAGCAAAGAGACGCCGAACTGGACATGCTGGATACCCTGCCCAATGCCCTGCCCAACAGCCGCCTTGCCTGCCAGCTTCCCATTAACGAGAAGCTGGGAGGAGCATACGTGAAACTACAGGAGGTGATGGAATAG
- a CDS encoding NAD(P)/FAD-dependent oxidoreductase, with protein MIKTDICIIGAGPVGLFAVFEAGLLKLKCHLIDALPQVGGQLSEIYPKKPIYDIPGFPTVNAQELVDNLMKQIAPFKPTFTLGERVDGLTKQEDGSFLLSTSDGTEVHAGVVVIAAGLGSFEPRKPVIENLEKFEGKGVDYMVKDPEKYRDKKIVIAGGGDSALDWTIFLSEVAKEVTLVHRNQTFRGALDSADKVFELAQENKIRLLLNSNLHSLDGDGVLKAVHITDQASTVNTFEADYLIPLFGLSPKLGPIADWNLGIDKSAIVVNTEDYSTNVPGIYAIGDINTYAGKLKLILCGFHEAALMSQSAFKYIYPDQKLSFKYTTVNGITPL; from the coding sequence ATGATCAAGACTGACATTTGCATCATTGGAGCGGGTCCGGTTGGGCTTTTTGCCGTGTTTGAGGCTGGGCTGTTAAAGCTCAAGTGCCATTTGATAGATGCCCTGCCTCAGGTGGGAGGACAGCTTTCTGAAATATATCCTAAGAAGCCCATTTATGATATTCCGGGTTTTCCAACCGTGAATGCGCAGGAGCTGGTGGACAACCTGATGAAGCAAATAGCGCCTTTCAAGCCGACTTTTACATTGGGAGAGCGGGTCGACGGGCTGACGAAACAGGAAGACGGCAGCTTTCTTCTCTCCACCTCTGATGGTACCGAGGTGCATGCTGGCGTGGTAGTAATAGCTGCCGGATTGGGAAGCTTTGAGCCCCGCAAGCCGGTTATTGAGAACCTGGAGAAGTTCGAAGGCAAAGGGGTGGATTATATGGTCAAAGACCCCGAGAAGTACAGGGATAAGAAGATCGTGATTGCCGGCGGTGGTGATTCAGCGTTGGACTGGACGATTTTTCTTTCTGAAGTGGCTAAAGAGGTGACGCTGGTGCATCGCAACCAAACTTTTAGGGGAGCGCTCGATTCAGCCGATAAAGTGTTTGAGCTGGCACAGGAGAATAAAATAAGGCTGCTTCTTAATTCTAATCTGCATAGCCTCGATGGAGACGGAGTGCTGAAGGCGGTGCATATCACAGACCAGGCCAGCACAGTCAATACTTTCGAGGCCGACTACCTTATTCCTTTGTTTGGTCTCAGCCCCAAACTAGGGCCTATTGCCGATTGGAACCTGGGTATCGACAAAAGTGCCATTGTGGTCAACACGGAGGACTACAGCACCAATGTACCGGGCATTTATGCCATTGGCGACATCAATACGTATGCGGGTAAGCTGAAGCTTATTCTGTGCGGTTTCCATGAGGCTGCACTGATGTCGCAGAGTGCTTTCAAATACATTTATCCGGATCAGAAGCTCAGCTTCAAATACACCACTGTGAATGGCATAACTCCTTTGTAA
- a CDS encoding MarR family winged helix-turn-helix transcriptional regulator has translation MKEPYNQYSLLLDRTARKVKWYAQQQFKELGFDMTVDQWLVMKLTDENEALSQRELAALMYKDMPTVTRIVDILCTKGLVERAESPADRRVSILKLTEEGREKVTSSRKQVRSIRLKAWEGLNEKDFDEFNRILNKIYENLT, from the coding sequence TTGAAAGAGCCCTACAATCAATATTCATTGTTGCTCGACCGCACTGCCCGCAAGGTGAAATGGTACGCCCAGCAGCAGTTCAAAGAGCTGGGATTTGACATGACGGTGGATCAGTGGTTGGTAATGAAACTGACAGATGAAAATGAGGCACTCAGTCAAAGGGAGTTGGCTGCTTTGATGTACAAGGATATGCCTACCGTCACCCGTATTGTGGACATTCTATGCACTAAAGGGTTGGTGGAAAGGGCGGAAAGTCCGGCGGACAGGAGGGTGTCGATACTTAAGCTTACGGAAGAAGGGCGTGAGAAGGTGACCAGTAGTCGAAAGCAAGTGCGCTCAATCAGGCTGAAGGCCTGGGAGGGGTTGAATGAAAAGGATTTCGATGAATTCAACAGGATCCTCAATAAGATTTACGAGAATTTGACTTAA
- a CDS encoding helix-turn-helix domain-containing protein, whose protein sequence is MIYTFNGSELNAYFGLSTDYARERDQLTKEQGLIHILWNQSNQASTVFVDNTPIVLQPNQLTTSTYLQKVAFEKGSSPIAAFSFNREFYCINTHDHEVSCNGIIFFGTQSIPIITLRDDEIDKFEMLYRVFVDEFTTRDNIQGEMLQMLLKRLIIKITRLAKTQLITKELDNNQIEIVRKFNVLVETHFKTKKQVADYADMLFKSPKTLSNLFAKFNQKSPLSIIHERIVLEAKRQLLYTDKTTKEIAHELGFDEVSSFHKLFKKVTSMAPQRFKHEAKNTAIGKNEQLVGKS, encoded by the coding sequence ATGATTTACACATTTAACGGGTCAGAGCTCAACGCTTACTTTGGGCTCAGCACCGACTACGCCAGAGAAAGAGATCAGCTAACGAAGGAGCAGGGACTCATCCACATACTTTGGAACCAAAGCAACCAGGCCTCCACAGTTTTTGTAGACAATACACCCATTGTGCTGCAACCCAACCAACTAACAACAAGCACGTACTTGCAAAAAGTAGCTTTTGAGAAAGGCTCCTCTCCCATCGCTGCTTTTTCATTCAATCGGGAGTTTTACTGTATTAACACCCACGACCATGAAGTTTCGTGCAACGGCATCATCTTCTTTGGCACACAGAGCATTCCCATCATAACACTGAGGGACGATGAGATCGATAAATTTGAGATGCTTTATCGTGTATTTGTTGACGAGTTCACCACCCGGGACAATATCCAGGGCGAAATGCTGCAAATGCTGCTTAAGCGGCTGATCATCAAAATCACAAGGTTGGCCAAGACGCAGCTTATCACCAAAGAGCTGGATAATAACCAGATTGAGATTGTCAGAAAGTTCAATGTGCTGGTGGAAACGCATTTCAAAACAAAAAAACAGGTAGCCGACTATGCTGATATGCTTTTCAAATCACCAAAAACCCTTTCGAACCTATTTGCCAAATTCAACCAGAAGTCGCCTCTGAGCATTATCCACGAACGCATTGTGCTTGAAGCAAAAAGGCAGCTGCTCTACACTGACAAAACCACCAAGGAAATTGCCCACGAACTGGGCTTCGATGAAGTGTCCTCGTTTCACAAACTTTTCAAAAAAGTCACCTCAATGGCGCCGCAGCGATTCAAACATGAGGCCAAAAACACCGCTATTGGGAAAAATGAACAATTAGTAGGGAAAAGCTGA
- a CDS encoding carboxymuconolactone decarboxylase family protein — MSTFKVPTKDEVTEGNKAIFEKLEAGLGFVPNLYASFAHNETALSDYMALQNRKSTLKAKEREVINLVVSQVNECQYCLSAHTVLGRMNGFSDEQILEIRTGQASFDKKLDALAKFVKDATVNRSKPGRESVENLFSAGYSSANLVDIIMVIGDKIISNFIHGATQVPVDFPLAPELAEVSI, encoded by the coding sequence ATGTCAACATTTAAAGTACCCACGAAAGACGAAGTAACCGAAGGCAACAAAGCTATTTTTGAGAAATTGGAAGCGGGCCTCGGTTTCGTACCCAACCTTTACGCCTCATTTGCTCACAATGAAACTGCACTGAGCGACTACATGGCCCTGCAGAACCGGAAAAGCACCTTGAAGGCCAAAGAACGGGAAGTAATCAATCTGGTGGTGAGTCAGGTGAACGAATGTCAGTATTGTTTGTCGGCACACACCGTGCTCGGAAGAATGAATGGCTTCAGTGACGAGCAGATTCTTGAGATCAGAACAGGCCAGGCCTCGTTCGACAAAAAGCTGGATGCCCTGGCCAAATTTGTGAAAGACGCCACTGTCAACCGCAGCAAGCCTGGAAGAGAGTCAGTGGAGAACCTGTTTTCAGCTGGGTATTCTTCTGCTAACCTGGTGGATATCATTATGGTAATTGGAGATAAAATCATTTCCAATTTCATCCACGGTGCCACACAGGTGCCTGTCGATTTTCCTCTGGCTCCAGAATTAGCTGAAGTATCTATTTAA
- a CDS encoding plastocyanin/azurin family copper-binding protein encodes MKKQTAFLLTILGMLAGFGCLAQKAETIKLDQTPGEFETTELTLKPGKYVFDVSNKGVDHAVGFVITPKGKTDQENHIKSSYLTKVIENGESAKSGEVSLEKGEYVYFCPLNPTPHYRLVVN; translated from the coding sequence ATGAAGAAGCAAACAGCATTCTTATTGACTATCCTGGGCATGCTTGCAGGGTTTGGCTGCCTCGCTCAGAAGGCCGAAACCATCAAGCTTGACCAAACACCCGGCGAGTTCGAAACAACTGAGCTTACTTTGAAACCGGGTAAGTATGTGTTCGACGTATCCAACAAAGGCGTGGATCATGCTGTTGGTTTTGTGATCACGCCAAAGGGAAAAACCGATCAGGAGAATCACATCAAAAGTTCCTATCTCACGAAGGTAATTGAGAATGGTGAATCAGCTAAATCCGGAGAAGTGAGCCTGGAGAAAGGCGAGTATGTCTACTTCTGTCCGTTAAACCCAACACCTCACTACCGATTGGTGGTTAACTGA